Proteins encoded within one genomic window of Anopheles gambiae chromosome 3, idAnoGambNW_F1_1, whole genome shotgun sequence:
- the LOC133392905 gene encoding probable 4-coumarate--CoA ligase 3: MANYSTVYDETTRTWHGPTVKHLFNPEASMGQVMLEVLSRSPDRVMQQDMDTGRSLTYAEFRTRLIRFAQNLTAAGLRPGEVVVLANANSENLAPLACALLTIGVPFNPLAPAFNEYDMENMLRTTKPKLVFADADNYEVVRKALERAVPRGDTLPPIYVFECTRDDVKHAEDFMKETGSEETFVAPYLGDSNKTVAAILCSSGTSGAHKGVQVTHAACMHLTIWTRFVATPEVHFNFSALYWTTGFGSMLTPFFSGAVRLITRKPFNEEQFLEAVEKYHAKAIFLPTAYANAMMAHPRIKTADLSSIKFLALGGSHVPEELRDRIDALLAPTGGRSVNAYGSSENGSCAMDIIRRKPGAIGPLMPNAMVRIVDEDGNRLGVGEQGELLTKAIVDFGGYYGNEEISRNAIDSDGFFRTGDIGYIDEEGFLYLIDRKKDIFKYRNYHVSPSDLEAIIMGIDGVQEVCVAGILDTQDATDVPAAVIVKRPDSRLDASQVRSIVDGQVSDFKRLRGGVYFVAELPKTQTGKVMRRKVIEMITHMNQQPNKC; the protein is encoded by the exons ATGGCGAACTACAGTACGGTGTACGATGAGACCACCCGAACCTGGCACGGTCCTACCGTGAAGCATCTGTTCAACCCGGAGGCCAGCATGGGACAGGTCATGCTGGAGGTACTGAGCCGCTCGCCAGATCGCGTGATGCAGCAGGACATGGACACTGGGCGATCGCTGACGTACGCCGAGTTTCGGACGCGTTTGATCCGCTTCGCCCAAAACCTTACGGCGGCCGGTCTGCGGCCAGGTGAGGTGGTAGTTTTAGCCAACGCAAACAGTGAAAATCTGGCTCCCCTGGCGTGTGCCTTGCTAACGATCGGTGTACCGTTTAATCCGCTGGCGCCGGCCTTTAACGAGTACGATATGGAAAACATGCTGCGAACAACGAAACCGAAGCTGGTGTTTGCCGATGCGGACAACTACGAGGTAGTGCGGAAGGCGCTGGAGCGTGCCGTGCCTCGCGGGGACACGTTACCTCCAATCTACGTGTTTGAGTGTACTCGGGACGATGTGAAACATGCGGAGGACTTCATGAAGGAGACGGGAAGCGAAGAAAcgtttgt GGCACCTTATCTGGGTGACTCCAACAAAACGGTGGCCGCGATATTGTGCTCCTCCGGAACATCAGGAGCCCATAAAGGCGTGCAGGTAACACACGCTGCCTGCATGCACTTGACGATATGGACACGGTTTGTGGCCACTCCCGAGGTACACTTCAACTTCAGCGCCCTTTACTGGACGACCGGTTTTGGCTCCATGCTGACTCCGTTCTTTAGCGGGGCCGTTCGACTCATCACTCGCAAGCCCTTCAACGAGGAGCAGTTTTTGGAGGCAGTAGAAAAATATCACGCCAAAGCGATCTTTCTACCGACGGCTTATGCAAACGCTATGATGGCTCATCCGCGCATTAAAACGGCCGATCTGAGTTCGATCAAATTCTTGGCACTTGGTGGCAGTCACGTGCCGGAAGAGTTGCGAGACCGGATCGATGCACTGCTCGCACCGACCGGAGGCCGCTCGGTGAACGCATACGGATCGTCGGAGAACGGTTCCTGTGCGATGGACATTATTAGGCGAAAGCCAGGCGCGATCGGACCATTGATGCCGAACGCGATGGTACGCATTGTGGACGAGGACGGAAATCGGCTGGGAGTGGGAGAGCAGGGTGAGCTACTGACGAAGGCGATCGTGGATTTCGGTGGATACTATGGCAATGAGGAGATTTCCAGGAATGCGATCGATTCGGACGGGTTCTTTCGAACGGGTGATATCGGGTACATCGATGAGGAAGGTTTTTTGTACTTGATAGATCGCAAGAAGGACATCTTCAAGTATCGTAACTATCATGTATCACCATCCGATCTGGAAGCGATCATTATGGGCATCGACGGTGTACAGGAGGTTTGCGTGGCCGGAATTCTAGATACGCAGGATGCAACCGATGTGCCAGCGGCTGTCATCGTGAAACGACCTGACTCCAGACTAGATGCTTCCCAAGTGCGCTCGATCGTAGACGGTCAGGTATCCGACTTTAAGCGACTGCGTGGAGGTGTTTACTTTGTAGCGGAACTCCCAAAAACCCAGACAGGCAAGGTAATGCGTCGGAAGGTTATCGAGATGATAACGCACATGAATCAGCAACCCAACAAGTGTTGA